From the genome of Chiloscyllium plagiosum isolate BGI_BamShark_2017 chromosome 29, ASM401019v2, whole genome shotgun sequence, one region includes:
- the LOC122564575 gene encoding testis-specific serine/threonine-protein kinase 3-like produces the protein MEKLLLSKGYQLGNTIGEGTYSKVKEAYCRDQQRKVAIKIINRQTVPKDFIHKFLPRELQIVQNLDHKNIIKVHEIWESDDGKICIIMELAEGGDVLEHIKKEGPLPEELAKTLFRQLVAAIRYCHDCGIAHRDLKCENTLLDKSFNVKLADFGFAKNFRTGTAELSKTFCGSTAYAAPEVLQGVPHESIKSDIWSMGIVLYIMLCGHLPFDDSNIPKMLWLQQNGVAFPQHLELSRECRDLVGRLLEPDCSLRPPIQEVCFHPWLSDSQ, from the exons ATGGAAAAACTGCTCCTGTCTAAAGGATATCAACTTGGGAACACGATCGGGGAGGGGACTTATTCCAAAGTGAAGGAAGCTTACTGCAGAGatcagcagaggaaagtggccatCAAAATCATCAACCGACAGACAGTACCAAAGG ATTTCATCCACAAATTTCTCCCACGAGAGCTGCAAATAGTACAGAACTTGGATCACAAAAATATCATAAAGGTTCACGAAATCTGGGAGAGTGACGATGGCAAGATCTGTATAATCATGGAACTTGCGGAAGGTGGGGATGTTCTAGAACACATCAAAAAGGAAGGGCCGTTACCAGAAGAACTGGCAAAAACCTTATTCCGTCAACTTGTAGCAGCAATTCGATATTGTCACGACTGTGGTATTGCTCATCGAGATCTGAAGTGTGAGAACACACTTCTGGATAAAAGCTTCAATGTGAAATTGGCAGACTTCGGCTTCGCTAAGAATTTCCGGACCGGGACAGCTGAGTTAAGCAAAACATTCTGTGGCAGCACAGCTTACGCTGCACCCGAGGTTCTCCAGGGAGTTCCACATGAGAGCATCAAGAGTGACATCTGGAGTATGGGCATTGTGTTATACATCATGCTGTGCGGGCACCTGCCTTTCGATGACTCCAACATTCCCAAGATGTTGTGGCTGCAGCAGAACGGGGTGGCATTCCCACAGCACCTGGAGCTGAGCCGAGAATGTAGAGACCTTGTTGGAAGATTGTTGGAACCCGATTGCAGTCTGAGACCTCCAATCCAGGAGGTCTGCTTCCATCCGTGGTTATCAGACAGCCAATAA